In the genome of Pseudomonas protegens, one region contains:
- the glnE gene encoding bifunctional [glutamate--ammonia ligase]-adenylyl-L-tyrosine phosphorylase/[glutamate--ammonia-ligase] adenylyltransferase, with translation MSLPALAPVPAILLPLVSRAEQSFRAAVAALEDSPGVADWTAERWAEFARISAASDFVIEQSLRDPLMLLELVRSGELDRGFAPGELCAQIAAAVDTAESDDQLGRVLRRQRTRQQVRIIWRDLTRRADLVQTCRDLSDLADACIDQAYQWLYLRHSQQFGVPTGARSGEPQQMVILGMGKLGAVELNLSSDIDLIFAYPEGGETVGVKRALDNQEFFIRLGQRLIKALDPMTVDGFVFRVDMRLRPYGSAGALVLSFNALEQYYQDQGRDWERYAMIKARVVAGDQLAGAQLLDMLRPFVYRRYLDFSAIEALRTMKQLIQQEVRRKGMADNIKLGSGGIREVEFIAQAFQLIHGGRDLSLQQRPLLKVLGTLEGQGYLPVAVISELREGYEFLRYTEHAIQAIADRQTQMLPDNPQDQARIAFMLGFADWSAFHEQLTYWRGRVEWHFRQVIADPDEDEGAESEVVVGGEWLPLWEEAQDEEAACRQLQEGGFADAPKALRALASLRGSPQLRAMQRLGRERLDAFIPRLLAQAVEHANPDLVLERVLPLVEAVARRSAYLVLLTENPGALRRLLTLCAASPWIAEQITRFPLLLDELLNEGRLFKPPLAPELAAELRERLTRIPEDDLEQQMEALRHFKLAHRLRVAASEIAGSLPLMKVSDYLTWLAEAILEQVLALAWRQTVAKYGAPQRSDGTLCDPGFIIVGYGKVGGIELGHGSDLDLVFIHDGDPQAETDGPKPIDGAQFFTRLGQRIIHLLTTQTNSGQLYEVDMRLRPSGASGLLVSSLGAFARYQENEAWTWEHQALVRARVLVGSQDVGQAFEKVRAVVLGKKRDLPTLRQEVSEMRAKMRDNLGSRLTAAGTAANAFEATAPFDLKQDAGGIVDIEFMVQYAALAWSEEHPSLLRYTDNIRILEGLEQVGLMPASDASLLREVYKAYRSAAHRQALQNEAGIISGDQFVTERREVLRIWRELGLS, from the coding sequence ATGAGTCTGCCCGCGCTTGCCCCAGTCCCCGCGATTCTCCTGCCATTGGTCAGCCGTGCAGAGCAGTCGTTCCGCGCTGCGGTGGCGGCCCTGGAAGACAGCCCCGGTGTCGCGGATTGGACTGCCGAGCGCTGGGCCGAGTTCGCCCGGATCAGTGCCGCCAGCGACTTTGTCATTGAACAGAGTCTGCGTGACCCTTTGATGTTGCTGGAGCTGGTGCGCAGCGGCGAACTGGATCGCGGTTTCGCCCCGGGCGAGTTGTGTGCACAGATTGCCGCGGCCGTGGACACCGCCGAGAGCGACGATCAACTGGGGCGCGTGCTGCGTCGCCAGCGCACCCGGCAGCAGGTGCGGATCATCTGGCGCGATCTGACCCGCCGGGCGGATCTGGTGCAGACCTGCCGCGACCTTTCCGACCTGGCCGACGCCTGCATCGACCAGGCCTATCAATGGCTGTACCTGCGCCACAGCCAGCAGTTCGGCGTGCCCACCGGCGCGCGCAGCGGCGAGCCGCAGCAGATGGTCATCCTTGGTATGGGCAAGCTGGGGGCGGTGGAGCTCAACCTGTCGTCGGACATCGACCTGATCTTCGCCTACCCCGAAGGCGGCGAGACGGTGGGAGTCAAGCGTGCCCTGGATAACCAGGAGTTCTTCATTCGCCTGGGCCAGCGCTTGATCAAGGCCCTGGACCCGATGACCGTCGACGGTTTCGTGTTCCGCGTCGACATGCGCCTGCGGCCCTACGGTTCCGCCGGGGCCCTGGTGCTGAGCTTCAATGCCCTGGAGCAGTACTACCAGGATCAGGGGCGCGACTGGGAACGCTACGCCATGATCAAGGCCCGGGTGGTCGCCGGAGATCAGCTGGCCGGGGCGCAATTGCTGGATATGTTGCGGCCCTTCGTCTATCGCCGTTACCTGGACTTCTCCGCCATCGAGGCGCTGCGCACCATGAAGCAGCTGATCCAGCAGGAGGTGCGGCGCAAGGGCATGGCCGACAACATCAAGCTGGGCTCGGGAGGCATTCGCGAAGTCGAGTTCATCGCCCAGGCCTTCCAGCTGATTCACGGCGGTCGCGACCTGAGCCTGCAGCAGCGTCCTTTATTAAAGGTGCTGGGCACGCTGGAGGGGCAGGGCTATTTACCGGTGGCGGTGATCAGCGAGCTGCGCGAGGGTTACGAGTTCCTGCGCTACACCGAGCATGCGATCCAGGCCATCGCCGATCGCCAGACACAGATGCTGCCGGACAATCCCCAGGATCAGGCGCGGATTGCCTTCATGCTCGGCTTTGCCGACTGGAGCGCTTTCCATGAGCAACTGACGTACTGGCGCGGGCGGGTGGAGTGGCACTTCCGCCAGGTGATTGCCGATCCCGATGAAGACGAAGGCGCGGAAAGCGAAGTGGTGGTGGGTGGCGAGTGGCTGCCGCTGTGGGAGGAGGCCCAGGACGAGGAAGCGGCCTGCCGGCAGTTGCAGGAGGGCGGCTTTGCCGATGCGCCCAAGGCCCTGCGAGCCCTGGCCAGTTTGCGTGGCAGTCCGCAGTTGCGGGCGATGCAACGTCTGGGGCGTGAGCGCCTGGATGCCTTTATTCCACGGTTGCTGGCCCAGGCGGTGGAGCACGCCAATCCGGATCTGGTGCTGGAGCGGGTGCTGCCATTGGTCGAGGCCGTAGCCCGGCGTTCGGCCTATCTGGTGCTGCTCACCGAGAACCCTGGCGCTCTGCGCCGCTTGCTGACCTTGTGCGCGGCCAGTCCGTGGATTGCCGAACAGATCACCCGCTTCCCCCTGTTGCTGGACGAATTGCTTAATGAGGGACGCCTGTTCAAGCCGCCCCTGGCGCCGGAGCTGGCGGCCGAGCTGCGCGAGCGCCTGACGCGGATTCCCGAGGACGACCTGGAGCAGCAGATGGAGGCCCTGCGCCACTTCAAGCTGGCCCACCGGTTGCGGGTGGCCGCCTCGGAGATCGCCGGCAGCCTGCCTTTAATGAAGGTCAGCGATTACCTGACCTGGCTCGCCGAGGCGATTCTGGAGCAGGTGCTGGCCCTGGCCTGGCGCCAGACCGTGGCCAAGTACGGCGCGCCACAACGCAGCGACGGCACCTTGTGTGATCCGGGGTTCATCATCGTCGGCTATGGCAAGGTCGGCGGCATCGAGCTGGGCCACGGTTCCGACCTGGACCTGGTGTTCATCCATGATGGCGATCCCCAGGCGGAAACCGATGGCCCCAAACCCATCGACGGCGCGCAGTTCTTCACCCGGCTGGGGCAGCGCATCATCCACCTGCTGACCACCCAGACCAACTCCGGCCAGCTCTACGAGGTGGACATGCGCCTGCGGCCATCCGGCGCCTCGGGGCTGCTGGTGAGTTCCCTGGGCGCCTTTGCCCGCTATCAGGAAAACGAAGCCTGGACCTGGGAGCATCAGGCGCTGGTCCGGGCCCGGGTGCTGGTGGGCAGCCAGGATGTGGGGCAGGCCTTTGAAAAGGTCCGGGCCGTGGTGCTGGGCAAAAAGCGCGATCTGCCGACCTTGCGCCAGGAAGTCAGCGAGATGCGGGCCAAGATGCGCGACAACCTGGGCAGCCGCCTGACCGCCGCCGGAACCGCAGCCAACGCCTTCGAAGCCACGGCGCCGTTCGACCTCAAGCAGGACGCCGGAGGTATCGTCGATATCGAATTTATGGTGCAATACGCGGCCCTGGCGTGGTCCGAAGAGCACCCGTCATTGCTGCGCTATACCGATAACATCCGCATTCTGGAAGGTCTGGAGCAGGTCGGCCTGATGCCGGCGAGCGATGCCAGCTTGCTGCGCGAGGTCTACAAAGCCTACCGTTCCGCGGCTCACCGACAGGCATTGCAGAATGAGGCCGGAATCATTTCCGGTGATCAATTCGTGACCGAACGACGGGAAGTGTTACGGATTTGGCGCGAGCTGGGGCTAAGCTAA
- the aceE gene encoding pyruvate dehydrogenase (acetyl-transferring), homodimeric type, whose product MQDLDPVETQEWLDALESVLDKEGEDRAHYLMTRMGELATRSGSQLPYAITTPYRNTIPVTHEARMPGDLFMERRIRSLVRWNALAMVMRTNLKDSDLGGHISSFASSATLYDIGFNYFFQAPTDEHGGDLIYFQGHASPGVYARAFMEGRITEDQMNNFRQEVDGNGLSSYPHPWLMPDFWQFPTVSMGLGPIQAIYQARFMKYLEARGFIPAGQQKVWCFMGDGECDEPESLGAISLAGREKLDNLIFVINCNLQRLDGPVRGNGKIIQELEGVFRGAQWNVNKVVWGRFWDPLLAKDVDGILQRRMDEVIDGEYQNYKAKDGAFVREHFFNTPELKAMVADLSDDEIWKLNRGGHDPYKVYAAYHEAVNHKEQPTVILAKTIKGYGTGAGEAKNTAHNTKKVDVESLKLFRDRFDIPVKDEDIENLPFFKPEEGSAEARYLSERRAALGGFVPQRRAKSFSIPTPPLDTLKAILDGSGDREISTTMAFVRILAQLVKDKEIGQRIVPIIPDEARTFGMEGMFRQLGIYSSVGQLYEPVDKDQVMFYREDKKGQILEEGINEAGAMSSFIAAGTSYSSHNQPMLPFYIFYSMFGFQRIGDLAWAAGDSRTRGFLIGGTAGRTTLNGEGLQHEDGHSHMLAGTIPNCRTYDPTYGYELAVIIQDGMKKMTEEQQDVFYYITVMNESYQQPAMPEGVEEGIIKGMYLLEEDTREAAHHVQLMGSGTILREVREAAKILRDEFNVAADVWSVTSFNELRRDGLAVERSNRLHPGQKPKLSYVEECLSGRKGPVIASTDYMKLFAEQIRQWVPSKEFKVLGTDGFGRSDSRKKLRHFFEVDRHFVVLAALEALADRGDIEPKVVAEAITKFGIDPEKRNPLDC is encoded by the coding sequence ATGCAAGACCTCGATCCCGTCGAAACCCAGGAATGGCTGGACGCCCTGGAATCGGTTCTCGACAAAGAAGGCGAAGACCGTGCTCACTATCTGATGACCCGTATGGGTGAACTCGCGACCCGCAGCGGCTCGCAACTGCCCTACGCCATCACCACGCCGTACCGCAACACGATTCCCGTCACCCACGAAGCACGCATGCCTGGCGACCTGTTCATGGAACGCCGCATTCGCTCGCTGGTACGTTGGAACGCGTTGGCCATGGTCATGCGTACGAACCTGAAAGATTCTGACCTGGGCGGTCACATCTCCAGCTTCGCCTCCAGCGCCACCCTGTATGACATCGGCTTCAACTACTTCTTCCAGGCCCCGACCGACGAACACGGCGGCGACCTGATCTACTTCCAGGGTCACGCATCGCCAGGCGTCTACGCCCGTGCGTTCATGGAAGGCCGCATCACCGAAGACCAGATGAACAACTTCCGCCAGGAAGTGGATGGCAACGGCCTGTCCTCCTATCCACACCCTTGGCTGATGCCTGATTTCTGGCAGTTCCCGACCGTTTCCATGGGTCTGGGTCCGATCCAGGCGATCTACCAGGCACGCTTCATGAAGTACCTGGAAGCCCGTGGCTTCATCCCGGCCGGCCAGCAGAAAGTCTGGTGCTTCATGGGCGACGGCGAGTGCGACGAGCCGGAATCCCTGGGCGCGATCTCCCTGGCCGGCCGCGAGAAGCTGGACAACCTGATCTTCGTCATCAACTGCAACCTGCAGCGCCTCGACGGCCCGGTTCGCGGCAACGGCAAGATCATCCAGGAACTCGAAGGCGTGTTCCGTGGTGCCCAGTGGAACGTCAACAAGGTGGTCTGGGGCCGTTTCTGGGACCCACTGCTGGCCAAGGACGTCGACGGCATCCTGCAACGCCGCATGGACGAAGTCATCGACGGCGAGTACCAGAACTACAAGGCCAAGGACGGCGCGTTCGTCCGTGAGCACTTCTTCAACACCCCTGAACTCAAGGCGATGGTTGCCGATCTGTCCGACGACGAGATCTGGAAGCTCAACCGTGGCGGCCACGACCCGTACAAGGTCTATGCGGCCTACCACGAGGCGGTCAACCACAAAGAGCAGCCGACCGTCATCCTGGCCAAGACCATCAAGGGTTATGGCACCGGCGCCGGCGAAGCGAAGAACACCGCGCACAACACCAAGAAAGTCGACGTTGAAAGCCTGAAGCTGTTCCGCGATCGTTTCGACATTCCGGTGAAAGACGAAGACATCGAAAACCTGCCGTTCTTCAAGCCGGAAGAAGGCAGCGCCGAAGCCCGCTACCTGAGCGAGCGTCGTGCCGCGCTGGGTGGTTTCGTGCCTCAGCGTCGTGCCAAGAGCTTCAGCATCCCGACTCCGCCACTGGATACCCTCAAGGCCATCCTCGACGGCTCGGGCGACCGTGAAATCTCCACCACCATGGCCTTCGTGCGGATCCTCGCGCAGCTGGTCAAGGACAAGGAAATCGGCCAGCGCATCGTGCCGATCATCCCGGACGAAGCCCGTACCTTCGGTATGGAAGGCATGTTCCGCCAGTTGGGCATCTACTCCTCCGTCGGCCAGCTCTACGAGCCAGTCGATAAAGACCAGGTGATGTTCTACCGCGAAGACAAGAAGGGCCAGATCCTCGAGGAAGGCATCAACGAAGCGGGCGCCATGAGCTCCTTCATCGCGGCCGGTACTTCGTACTCCAGCCACAACCAGCCGATGCTGCCGTTCTACATCTTCTATTCGATGTTCGGCTTCCAGCGTATCGGCGACCTGGCCTGGGCTGCCGGCGACAGCCGTACCCGCGGCTTCCTGATCGGCGGCACCGCCGGCCGTACCACCCTCAACGGTGAAGGCCTGCAGCACGAAGACGGTCACAGCCACATGCTGGCCGGGACCATCCCGAACTGCCGCACCTATGATCCGACCTACGGCTACGAGCTGGCGGTGATCATCCAGGACGGCATGAAGAAGATGACCGAAGAGCAACAGGACGTCTTCTACTACATCACCGTGATGAACGAGTCCTACCAGCAGCCAGCCATGCCTGAAGGTGTCGAGGAAGGCATCATCAAGGGCATGTACCTGCTGGAAGAAGACACCCGCGAAGCCGCGCACCACGTGCAACTGATGGGCTCCGGCACCATCCTGCGCGAAGTCCGCGAAGCGGCGAAGATCCTGCGTGACGAGTTCAACGTCGCCGCCGACGTGTGGAGCGTGACCAGCTTCAACGAACTGCGTCGCGATGGCCTGGCAGTAGAACGCAGCAACCGTCTGCACCCTGGCCAGAAGCCGAAGCTGAGCTACGTCGAAGAGTGCCTGAGCGGCCGTAAGGGTCCGGTCATCGCCTCTACCGACTACATGAAGCTGTTTGCCGAACAGATCCGCCAGTGGGTGCCGTCCAAGGAATTCAAAGTCCTGGGCACCGACGGTTTCGGCCGCAGCGACAGCCGCAAGAAACTGCGTCACTTCTTCGAAGTAGACCGTCACTTCGTGGTGTTGGCAGCCCTGGAAGCCTTGGCTGACCGTGGCGACATCGAACCTAAGGTCGTGGCTGAAGCCATCACCAAGTTCGGTATCGACCCGGAAAAACGCAACCCACTGGACTGCTGA
- the msrA gene encoding peptide-methionine (S)-S-oxide reductase MsrA has protein sequence MVLRSEILVNKNVLPTKEQALPGRETPMTVPEEHYVNGNPLLGPFPGNVEFAIFGLGCFWGAERRFWQREGVFSTSVGYAGGFTPNPTYEEVCSGLTGHTEVVLVVYEPEKVSYQELLAMFWELHNPTQGMRQGNDIGTQYRSVIYTTTPTQLEQALHSKEVFQAELTKAGLGEITTEIAEAPTVYFAEAYHQQYLAKNPEGYCGIGGTGVTCPI, from the coding sequence ATGGTCTTGCGCTCGGAAATTCTGGTGAACAAAAACGTGCTTCCAACCAAAGAACAAGCTCTGCCCGGCCGCGAAACGCCCATGACCGTGCCCGAAGAACACTACGTCAACGGCAACCCGCTGCTGGGTCCGTTTCCGGGCAATGTGGAATTCGCCATCTTCGGCCTGGGCTGTTTCTGGGGCGCGGAGCGGCGCTTCTGGCAGCGCGAGGGCGTGTTCAGCACGTCCGTGGGTTATGCCGGCGGCTTCACCCCGAACCCGACCTACGAAGAAGTCTGCTCGGGCCTGACCGGCCATACCGAAGTGGTGCTGGTGGTGTATGAACCGGAAAAGGTCAGCTACCAGGAACTGCTGGCGATGTTCTGGGAACTGCACAACCCGACCCAGGGCATGCGCCAGGGCAACGACATCGGCACCCAGTACCGCTCGGTGATCTACACCACCACCCCGACCCAGCTGGAACAGGCACTGCACAGCAAGGAGGTGTTCCAGGCGGAACTGACCAAGGCCGGCCTGGGCGAGATCACCACTGAAATCGCAGAAGCGCCGACCGTCTACTTCGCCGAGGCCTATCACCAGCAATACCTGGCGAAGAACCCGGAAGGCTACTGCGGCATCGGCGGCACCGGCGTGACCTGCCCCATCTAA
- the aceF gene encoding dihydrolipoyllysine-residue acetyltransferase codes for MSELIRVPDIGSGEGEVIELMVKVGDRIEADQSILTLESDKASMEIPAPKSGVVKSLKVKLGDRLKEGDELLELEVEGAAAAAPAPAAAAPAPAQPAAAPAAAAPAAAPASASVQQVHVPDIGSSGKAQIIEIQVKVGDTVEADQSLITLESDKASMEIPSPAAGVVKAISVKLNDEVGTGDLILDLEVAGAAAPAAAAPAQAAAPAATAAPAPAAAPAAAVADSVQDIHVPDIGSAGKAKIIEVLVKAGDSVVADQSLITLESDKASMEIPSPAAGIVESVSIKLDDEVGTGDLILKLKVKGAAPAAAPAPAAAPAPAKTEAAPAAAAPAAAAPVAAPAKPGAKVHAGPAVRQLAREFGVELSAVSPSGPHGRILKEDVQVYVKAMMQKAKEAPAAGATAGAGIPPIPVVDFSRFGEIEEVPMTRLMQAGAANLHRSWLNVPHVTQFDSADITELEAFRVAQKAVAEKAGVKLTILPLLLKSCAHLLKELPDFNSSLAPSGKAIIRKKYVNIGFAVDTPDGLLVPVIKNVDQKSLLQLAAEAASLAEKARTKKLSADEMQGACFTISSLGHIGGTGFTPIVNAPEVAILGVSKATIQPVWDGKAFQPKLMLPLSLSYDHRVINGAAAARFTKRLSDLLADIRTILL; via the coding sequence GTGAGCGAACTCATTCGCGTACCTGACATCGGCAGCGGTGAAGGTGAAGTAATCGAACTGATGGTCAAGGTCGGCGATCGCATCGAAGCCGACCAGAGCATCCTGACCCTCGAGTCGGACAAGGCAAGCATGGAAATCCCTGCACCGAAGTCCGGCGTGGTCAAAAGCCTGAAAGTGAAGCTGGGCGACCGCCTGAAAGAAGGCGACGAACTGCTGGAACTGGAAGTCGAGGGCGCCGCTGCTGCGGCCCCTGCACCTGCCGCCGCTGCGCCAGCACCTGCACAGCCAGCCGCAGCACCTGCTGCTGCCGCTCCGGCTGCCGCACCTGCCAGCGCCTCGGTGCAACAGGTTCACGTGCCGGATATCGGTTCGTCGGGCAAGGCCCAGATCATCGAGATCCAGGTCAAGGTCGGCGACACCGTCGAGGCCGATCAATCGCTGATCACCCTCGAATCCGACAAGGCCAGCATGGAAATCCCGTCGCCTGCCGCTGGCGTGGTCAAGGCCATCAGCGTCAAGCTCAACGACGAAGTCGGCACCGGCGACCTGATCCTGGACCTGGAAGTGGCGGGTGCTGCAGCGCCTGCTGCTGCCGCTCCGGCCCAGGCTGCCGCTCCGGCCGCTACCGCCGCGCCTGCTCCCGCAGCAGCCCCGGCTGCTGCCGTGGCTGACAGCGTGCAGGACATCCACGTTCCGGACATCGGCTCGGCCGGCAAGGCCAAGATCATCGAAGTGCTGGTCAAGGCTGGCGACAGCGTGGTTGCCGATCAATCGCTGATCACCCTCGAATCCGACAAGGCCAGCATGGAAATCCCATCGCCAGCCGCCGGCATCGTGGAAAGCGTATCGATCAAGCTGGACGACGAAGTCGGCACCGGCGACCTGATCCTCAAGCTCAAGGTCAAGGGCGCAGCCCCGGCAGCCGCTCCGGCACCTGCCGCCGCACCTGCTCCAGCCAAAACTGAAGCTGCTCCTGCCGCCGCCGCGCCTGCCGCTGCTGCTCCAGTTGCCGCGCCAGCCAAGCCCGGCGCGAAAGTTCACGCCGGCCCGGCTGTACGCCAACTGGCCCGTGAATTCGGCGTCGAGTTGAGCGCCGTGAGCCCAAGCGGCCCCCACGGTCGCATCCTCAAGGAAGACGTGCAGGTCTACGTCAAGGCCATGATGCAGAAGGCCAAGGAAGCACCGGCTGCCGGCGCAACCGCTGGCGCGGGCATCCCGCCGATTCCGGTCGTGGACTTCAGCCGCTTCGGTGAAATCGAAGAAGTGCCGATGACCCGCCTGATGCAGGCCGGCGCCGCCAACCTGCACCGCAGCTGGCTGAACGTGCCGCACGTGACGCAGTTCGACTCGGCGGATATCACCGAGCTGGAAGCCTTCCGCGTTGCCCAGAAGGCCGTGGCCGAGAAGGCCGGCGTCAAGCTGACCATCCTGCCACTGCTGCTCAAGTCCTGCGCACACCTGCTCAAGGAACTGCCGGACTTCAACAGCTCCCTGGCGCCAAGCGGCAAGGCGATCATCCGCAAGAAGTACGTGAACATCGGCTTCGCCGTGGACACCCCGGATGGCCTGCTGGTGCCGGTGATCAAGAACGTCGACCAGAAGAGCCTGCTGCAACTGGCGGCCGAGGCGGCTTCCCTGGCGGAAAAAGCCCGGACCAAGAAGCTCTCCGCGGACGAGATGCAAGGCGCCTGCTTCACCATCTCCAGCCTCGGGCACATTGGCGGCACCGGCTTCACGCCGATCGTCAACGCGCCGGAAGTGGCGATCCTCGGTGTATCCAAGGCCACCATCCAGCCGGTCTGGGACGGCAAGGCCTTCCAGCCGAAGCTGATGCTGCCACTGTCCCTGTCCTACGATCACCGTGTGATCAACGGCGCGGCCGCTGCACGCTTCACCAAGCGTCTGAGCGACCTGCTGGCGGACATCCGCACCATCCTGCTGTAA
- a CDS encoding GGDEF and EAL domain-containing protein: protein MKSQPDAASRMAAEVVTQLPVPSRLGMLRFERLNEASWALLFLDPNCERQFGLPAVELCALVGSPYASLMEPEARYQLHDTIQEQLSSSPHYLIRYTLHTGQGPLSILELGEAYKQHNRHLLRGYLLVVEGLFSNSTTPPTQDLETQNTRLQIALELNQRAQQEQLQHLERVRAQQDLILLLTRQRYSSGNSLKEAAELITRCACDIYQIDCASIWNLEDRQLVPIAAYHRGPQEYRMPEPIDASSFPDYLEALHSSRAIDAQNAMRDPRTREMAESLRPRDVNAMLDASIRIDGQVVGVLCLEQTGMTRAWQSDEIAFAGELADQFAQVINNHNRRAATSALHLFQRAVEQSANAFLLVNCDGVVEYVNPSFTAITQYSTEEVHGHRLSELPALENLSELLFDAPSSLAKSNSWQGEFKSRRKNLEPYWGQLSISKVYGDNRELTHYIGIYEDITQTKLAQQRIERLAYTDNLTNLGNRPAFIRNLDERFARDSDTPISLLLVDIDNFKRINDSLGHQTGDKLLISLARRLRNSLSPSGSLARFASNEFAVLLDNTDLESGQQIASQLLMTLDKPMFVDNQLISVTGSVGLASAPLHGRDPQTLMRNAGLALHKAKANGKHQVQVFTEALNAEASYKLFVENNLRRALTQNELDVFYQPKLCLRSGRLLGMEALLRWNHPEKGMIRPDQFISVAEETGLIIPIGKWIARQACRMSKQLTAAGLGNLHVAINLSPKQFSDPDLVASIASILREEQLPSSLLELELTEGLLLEATEDTHQQLEQLKKLGLTLAMDDFGTGYSSLSYLKKFPIDIIKIDRSFIHEIPDNQDDMEITSAVIAMAHNLKIKVVAEGIETAEQLAFLRRHRCDVGQGYLFDRPIPGTELIAKLKRYPRGPIA from the coding sequence ATGAAAAGCCAACCCGATGCCGCCAGCCGTATGGCGGCCGAGGTAGTGACGCAGTTGCCTGTGCCCTCGCGGCTCGGCATGTTGCGTTTCGAACGGCTGAATGAAGCAAGCTGGGCGCTGCTGTTTCTCGATCCCAATTGCGAGCGCCAGTTCGGTCTGCCCGCCGTCGAACTCTGCGCCCTGGTGGGGTCGCCCTACGCCAGCCTGATGGAACCCGAAGCGCGCTATCAATTGCACGACACCATCCAGGAACAGCTGAGCAGCAGCCCCCATTACCTGATCCGCTACACCCTGCACACCGGCCAGGGCCCCTTGAGCATCCTGGAGCTGGGAGAAGCCTACAAACAGCACAACCGGCACCTGCTGCGCGGTTACCTGCTGGTTGTCGAAGGTCTGTTCAGCAACTCCACCACCCCGCCGACCCAGGACCTGGAAACCCAGAACACCAGGCTGCAGATCGCCCTGGAACTGAACCAGCGGGCCCAGCAGGAGCAGCTTCAGCACCTGGAACGGGTGCGCGCCCAGCAGGACCTGATCCTGCTGCTGACCCGCCAGCGCTACAGCAGCGGCAACTCCCTGAAGGAAGCCGCCGAACTCATCACCCGCTGCGCCTGTGATATCTACCAGATCGACTGCGCCAGCATCTGGAACCTGGAAGACCGGCAACTGGTGCCGATTGCCGCCTACCATCGCGGCCCGCAGGAATACCGGATGCCGGAGCCCATCGACGCCAGCAGCTTTCCCGATTACCTGGAAGCCCTGCACAGCTCTCGCGCCATCGATGCGCAGAATGCCATGCGCGACCCGCGCACCCGGGAGATGGCCGAGAGCCTGCGTCCGCGGGACGTCAACGCCATGCTCGACGCCAGCATCCGCATCGATGGCCAGGTGGTCGGCGTGCTCTGCCTGGAACAGACCGGCATGACCCGCGCCTGGCAGTCCGACGAGATCGCCTTCGCCGGCGAACTGGCGGACCAGTTCGCCCAGGTCATCAACAATCACAACCGACGCGCCGCCACCAGCGCCCTGCACCTGTTCCAGCGCGCCGTGGAACAGAGCGCCAACGCCTTCCTGCTGGTCAACTGCGACGGCGTGGTGGAGTACGTCAACCCCAGCTTCACCGCCATCACCCAGTACAGCACCGAAGAGGTTCACGGCCATCGCCTGTCCGAACTGCCAGCCCTGGAAAACCTCAGCGAGCTGTTGTTCGACGCCCCTTCCAGCCTGGCCAAGAGCAACAGCTGGCAAGGCGAGTTCAAGAGCCGGCGCAAGAACCTAGAGCCCTACTGGGGCCAGCTGTCGATCTCCAAGGTGTATGGCGACAATCGCGAGCTGACCCACTACATCGGCATCTACGAAGACATCACCCAGACCAAGCTCGCCCAGCAGCGCATCGAGCGCCTGGCCTACACCGACAACCTGACCAACCTGGGCAACCGCCCCGCGTTCATCCGCAACCTGGATGAACGTTTCGCCCGAGACAGCGATACCCCGATCAGCCTGTTGCTGGTGGATATCGACAACTTCAAGCGGATCAACGACAGCCTCGGTCACCAGACCGGCGACAAGCTGCTGATCAGCCTGGCCCGGCGCCTGCGCAACAGCCTGAGCCCCAGCGGCAGCCTGGCGCGTTTTGCCAGCAACGAGTTCGCGGTGCTGCTGGACAACACCGACCTGGAATCCGGCCAACAGATCGCCAGCCAACTGCTGATGACCCTGGACAAGCCGATGTTCGTCGACAACCAGCTGATCAGCGTCACCGGCTCCGTGGGGCTGGCCAGTGCGCCGCTGCATGGCCGCGACCCCCAGACCCTGATGCGCAACGCCGGCCTGGCCCTGCACAAGGCCAAGGCCAACGGCAAGCACCAGGTGCAGGTGTTCACCGAGGCGCTCAACGCCGAAGCCAGCTACAAGCTGTTCGTCGAAAACAACCTGCGCCGCGCCCTGACCCAGAACGAGCTGGACGTGTTCTACCAGCCCAAGCTGTGCCTGCGCAGCGGCCGCCTGCTGGGCATGGAAGCGCTGCTGCGCTGGAACCACCCGGAAAAGGGCATGATCCGTCCGGACCAGTTCATCAGCGTGGCGGAAGAAACCGGCCTGATCATCCCCATCGGCAAGTGGATCGCCCGTCAGGCCTGCCGCATGAGCAAGCAGCTGACCGCCGCCGGCCTGGGCAACCTGCACGTGGCCATCAACCTGTCGCCCAAGCAGTTTTCCGACCCGGACCTGGTGGCCTCCATCGCCAGCATCCTCAGGGAAGAACAACTGCCGTCCTCGCTGCTGGAGCTTGAGTTGACAGAGGGCCTGCTGCTGGAAGCCACCGAGGACACCCACCAGCAGCTGGAACAGCTGAAAAAGCTTGGCCTGACCCTGGCCATGGACGACTTCGGCACCGGCTATTCGTCCCTGAGCTACCTGAAGAAATTCCCCATCGACATCATCAAGATCGATCGCAGCTTCATCCATGAAATCCCGGACAACCAGGACGACATGGAAATCACCTCGGCGGTGATCGCCATGGCCCACAACCTGAAGATCAAGGTGGTCGCCGAAGGCATCGAAACCGCGGAACAACTGGCGTTCCTGCGCCGCCATCGCTGCGATGTCGGCCAGGGCTACCTGTTCGACCGACCGATTCCCGGCACCGAGCTGATTGCCAAGCTCAAGCGCTATCCGCGCGGTCCAATTGCCTGA